The sequence TTGAGCTTTACTCCCGCGAGTCCGACTACGGCAGATACAGTTAATTTCAATGCCGCTTCTTCCAGCGATCCTGACGGATCTATTTCCTCTTACGCGTGGGATTTCGGAGACAGCACCTCGGCATCTTCAAGCAATGCTACCACTACGCATAATTATTCCACTGCCGGCAGCTATCAGACAGTTTTGAAAGTTATTGATAACCAAAACGCATCTTCAACAGCTTCGACTACAATCACCGTGACTGCTCCTGGACAAATTTCGTCAGTTTTATTTGAACAATCCGATAGCTCGGGCGAGATTTTTCTTGCCGGCGACCAGTACTTCTCTTTTGGAAATGGTGTCAATGGATCAGCTAACAAACTGAAAGTTAAATTTAAGCCGGACAATGTTACCGTTAATAATCAAT comes from Parcubacteria group bacterium and encodes:
- a CDS encoding PKD domain-containing protein; translated protein: MSFTPASPTTADTVNFNAASSSDPDGSISSYAWDFGDSTSASSSNATTTHNYSTAGSYQTVLKVIDNQNASSTASTTITVTAPGQISSVLFEQSDSSGEIFLAGDQYFSFGNGVNGSANKLKVKFKPDNVTVNNQYYIAPVRIRENGGAELDFWYSGNETKANQPKYCFTTAESNISKEVIFTFADSLNFLSSKTYDVYLGFLRDVPGDVCSNNQNVGTGDLVQGWWAANASNTLVYFQIGN